A genomic region of Caulobacter vibrioides contains the following coding sequences:
- the clpS gene encoding ATP-dependent Clp protease adapter ClpS: MAERKQGGQGNGVGSSVVTEVKPKTQKPSLYRVLILNDDYTPMEFVVYVLERFFNKSREDATRIMLHVHQNGVGVCGVYTYEVAETKVAQVIDSARRHQHPLQCTMEKD, encoded by the coding sequence ATGGCCGAGCGGAAGCAAGGCGGGCAAGGTAACGGCGTCGGGTCGTCGGTCGTCACGGAAGTGAAGCCGAAGACACAGAAGCCTTCGCTCTATCGCGTTCTAATTCTCAACGACGACTACACGCCGATGGAGTTCGTCGTCTACGTGCTCGAACGGTTCTTCAACAAGTCGCGCGAAGATGCGACGCGTATCATGCTGCATGTCCACCAAAACGGTGTGGGCGTTTGTGGCGTCTACACTTACGAAGTCGCAGAAACCAAGGTCGCCCAAGTCATCGACTCGGCGCGACGCCATCAGCACCCCCTGCAGTGCACCATGGAAAAGGACTGA